A genomic segment from Spinacia oleracea cultivar Varoflay chromosome 3, BTI_SOV_V1, whole genome shotgun sequence encodes:
- the LOC110786101 gene encoding uncharacterized protein has product MASSGGGGAGGSSSPSPKILLAKPGLVTGNPSAAGKFIRGGGGEDESTLSAASIRSRLPPVGSLNLLSDSWDFHFDRFLPFLTDNTEFTVIGVIGSPGVGKSTIMNEIYGFDPTSPGMLPPFAIQTEETRANARHCTIGIEPRISSERFILLDTQPVFSPSVLAEMTRPDGSSTVPVLGGETLSSELAHELLNIQLGVLLSSVCHVLLVVSEGVHEANLWRLMSTVDLLKHSLPDPSSVTSHLQSSSLGTDKDNKDKFQEGGEEYIATPVFIHTKLRDEDLSPQSCEQMKKVLAQYFHSSSFTRPITNEHVSFPKSHDAQDSGIDPKLLDLFLVPRKKDNPLEFRYESCDSMLWRIRDHILSMARPSFSRTVSERDWLKNTAKIWELVKNSPTIADYCRTLQSSGLFRR; this is encoded by the exons GAGCAGGTGGTTCATCCTCGCCCTCACCAAAGATATTGTTAGCAAAGCCAGGTCTTGTCACCGGAAACCCTTCCGCCGCCGGAAAATTCATCCGCGGTGGTGGAGGTGAAGATGAATCAACATTGTCAGCAGCTTCAATTCGATCTCGTCTTCCTCCCGTTGGGTCGCTCAATCTCCTCTCAGATTCCTGGGACTTTCACTTTGATCGTTTTCTTCCA TTTTTGACAGATAATACTGAATTCACTGTAATTGGAGTAATTGGGTCTCCTGGAGTTGGCAAATCCACCATTATGAACGAGATTTATGGGTTTGATCCTACTTCTCCTG GGATGCTACCTCCTTTTGCAATTCAGACTGAGGAAACTCGAGCGAACGCCAGACATTGTACTATTGGCATTGAACCCCGGATTTCTTCAGAGCGTTTCATACTACTAGATACTCAG CCTGTGTTTAGTCCatcagttttggctgaaatgacaAGACCTGATGGCTCATCCACAGTTCCTGTTTTAGGTGGCGAAACTCTATCGTCTGAATTGGCTCATGAACTACTGAATATCCAG CTTGGCGTCCTGCTTTCTTCTGTTTGTCATGTTTTGCTGGTGGTATCAGAAGGAGTTCATGAAGCTAACTTGTGGCGCTTGATGTCAACG GTGGACTTGTTGAAACATAGCTTGCCCGATCCTTCATCAGTAACGTCACACTTACAAAGTTCAAGCTTGGGCACGGATAAGGATAACAAGGACAAGTTTCAAGAAGGCGGAGAAGAATATATAGCTACACCTGTTTTCATACATACCAA GTTACGAGATGAAGATCTTTCACCACAGAGTTGTGAGCAAATGAAGAAGGTTCTTGCACAATATTTTCATTCATCATCATTCACAAGACCAATAACAAATGAGCATGTGTCTTTCCCAAAATCTCACGATGCTCAGGATTCTGGCATTGACCCTAAACTGCTCGACTTGTTCTTGGTGCCCAGAAAAAAAGATAACCCATTGGAATTTCGCTATGAAAGCTGTGATTCAATGTTGTGGAGAATTCGGGATCACATTTTGTCTATGGCCCGTCCATCATTCTCAAGAACTGTATCTGAACGCGACTGGCTGAAAAACACTGCAAAGATTTGGGAGTTGGTGAAGAATTCTCCCACTATTGCAGATTACTGCAGAACTCTACAAAGTTCAGGTTTATTTAGGAGATAG